The following proteins come from a genomic window of Pseudomonas putida:
- a CDS encoding LysR family transcriptional regulator: MTLKQLRYLIAIVEAGSFSNAARQAFIAQPALSRQIGLLESELEMQLLARQHDGIELTDAGRQLYEVARSVVQQLDSVKDELKSSRGNPKGHVAISIPATASALLLPAIITQAQARFPGIKLTVWDGLSREGGQAIELGKVDFGVVPNAEELAHVVAEPVFSEDLYWVGLPGNGPDESPITLAEAAASRLVMPPRSLHLRRRIEQAAMETGVTLDSSYEQQSAPGITSLVRAGLAATISNWPPLLDLAAPACARLIVEPRITRTIALAYSQHKPLSFAAACMRDLVRALLVDAVRSERWKGTLIEREALAEQSL; the protein is encoded by the coding sequence ATGACTTTGAAACAGCTGCGTTATTTGATTGCCATTGTCGAAGCCGGCAGTTTTTCCAATGCCGCACGTCAGGCGTTCATCGCCCAACCCGCCTTGAGCCGACAGATAGGCCTGCTGGAGAGCGAACTGGAAATGCAACTGCTGGCGCGCCAGCATGACGGTATCGAATTGACCGATGCCGGGCGGCAGTTGTACGAAGTGGCCCGATCGGTCGTGCAGCAACTCGATTCGGTGAAGGACGAGCTGAAGTCCAGCCGCGGCAACCCCAAGGGGCACGTGGCCATCTCGATTCCCGCCACTGCCTCGGCACTGTTGTTGCCGGCCATCATTACCCAGGCCCAGGCACGCTTCCCTGGTATCAAGCTCACCGTATGGGATGGCCTGAGCCGCGAAGGTGGCCAGGCGATCGAGCTGGGCAAAGTGGATTTCGGCGTGGTGCCCAACGCCGAAGAGCTTGCCCATGTGGTCGCCGAACCTGTGTTTTCCGAAGACCTGTACTGGGTCGGCCTACCTGGGAACGGCCCTGACGAGTCGCCCATCACCTTGGCTGAGGCCGCAGCGAGCCGCCTGGTAATGCCACCCCGCAGCCTGCACTTGCGCAGGCGCATCGAGCAGGCTGCCATGGAGACCGGTGTGACACTGGACTCAAGCTACGAACAGCAGTCGGCCCCCGGTATCACCAGCCTGGTCCGTGCAGGCCTGGCGGCCACCATCAGCAACTGGCCACCGCTGCTGGATTTGGCCGCGCCTGCCTGTGCGCGGCTGATAGTGGAACCACGCATCACCCGCACCATCGCCTTGGCCTACTCGCAGCACAAGCCGCTGTCGTTCGCCGCCGCCTGCATGCGCGACCTGGTGCGCGCACTGCTGGTGGATGCGGTGCGCAGCGAGCGCTGGAAAGGCACCCTGATCGAGCGCGAGGCCCTGGCGGAGCAGAGCCTCTGA